The following are encoded together in the Labrus mixtus chromosome 2, fLabMix1.1, whole genome shotgun sequence genome:
- the LOC132992931 gene encoding uncharacterized protein LOC132992931, giving the protein MGLPCLQEYYYSAQLRPLVCLCSSTYTAGWKDVEGTTVKNMPIPALLADNKLQGELLVSDDPMQDILLKSWQEIVKICRVGESSKLLRWCAHDSDFAPNKSDGRFNQWTSKGLTTYYSFLYKINMVWEGTFYRYLQVRHYFNQNLKKAFEKGESGFLQIFLSLLKSKSCNKFISRLYNSILQSKQESTEYIKKKWEKEGNVTISVESWEKISRLQWISTGSNTWREFCWKNVVRFFVTPVQKRHQGGGDACWRLCGSNGADHFHIFWNCQVIKSYWKQSFPSPGGMGDKQWSNNYMRIKEVCQVMKVMCNVNHTVLFLIK; this is encoded by the exons ATGGGTCTCCCCTGTCTACAAGAATATTACTACTCAGCCCAGCTGAGACCTTTAGTTTGTTTATGTTCATCAACCTATACGGCAGGTTGGAAGGATGTAGAAGGCACAACGGTAAAAAACATGCCAATACCAGCTCTATTAGCAGATAACAAATTACAGGGTGAACTGTTGGTTTCAGATGATCCCATGCAGGACATTCTTCTGAAATCCTGGCAGGAAATAGTAAAAATTTGCAGAGTAGGAGAGTCATCTAAACTTCTTAGGTGGTGTGCTCACGATTCAGATTTTGCTCCAAATAAAAGTGATGGCAGATTTAATCAGTGGACATCAAAAGGTTTGACTACCTACTATTcattt ctctacaaaataaacatggttTGGGAAGGGACATTTTACAGATATTTGCAGGTAAGGCATTACTTTAACCAAAACCTGAAGAAGGCTTTTGAAAAGGGGGAATCAGGGTTCCTGCAGATATTTCTATCTCTTCTCAAGTCCAAATCCTGTAATAAATTCATCTCCAGATTATATAACAGCATCCTACAATCTAAACAAGAGAGCACAGAATACATAAAGAAGAAGTGGGAAAAAGAAGGCAATGTGACGATTTCTGTGGAGAGTTGGGAAAAGATATCCCGGTTACAGTGGATCTCAACAGGGTCGAACACGTGGCGTGAGTTCTGCTGGAAAAATGTTGTGAGATTTTTTGTTACACCCGTTCAGAAAAGACATCAAGGGGGTGGCGATGCTTGTTGGAGACTTTGTGGGTCTAACGGAGCCGACCACTTCCACATATTCTGGAACTGTCAGGTTATTAAAAGTTATTGGAAACAGTCTTTCCCAAGTCCCGGCGGAATGGGGGACAAACAATGGTCAAATAACTATATGAGGATCAAGGAAGTCTGTCAAGTAATGAAGGTTATGTGCAATGTAAACCATACTGTGCTTTtcctaataaaataa